In the Clarias gariepinus isolate MV-2021 ecotype Netherlands chromosome 10, CGAR_prim_01v2, whole genome shotgun sequence genome, TCGAATAGAATCTGAAATAAAGTCAAAAACAATGcaatagagagagaaatgtttattttactttcaggCACTGCTCACTTTATGCCTCCTGAGTGGGTGACTGATGGAGAGTACATGGGCATCCCTGCTACCGTCTGGGGTCTGGGCGTTCTCTTGTATTACTTGGTCACTGGAGAATATCCCTTCGAAACGAAGAAGGACCTTGATCACGGGTGCCTGGAATTAGGTCCAGACATCTCTCGAGGTGAGACGTCACGTATAATAAAGCTAGCTGTAAAACTCACGTATCTAAATGAgttttatattctttaaatgTCCGTTTCATCAGAGTGCTTCGAGCTGATCATGTGGTGCCTGGAGCTCAACCCTGACATGCGCCCGACTTTCGACGACTTGCTCAGGCACGAGTGGTTCACGCAGGCGGATATCGTCAAGCCTAAGGTCGAACGCGAACCCTCTCCCGAAGTAGAGCCTCAGGCTCCATCCCCGTGCGCTCCAGGTAGGTCACATGTaaacatgtatacacacttttgGGTAAACTAATGAGTGAGCATTGTAAGATCTTTGACTCGGGGTGCACCACAGGCATGAGGCagggtcttacgggaaaaggttTTTCACTCTAGGTGAGGACTTCGTGCATGTATCTGAAGTATTTGAAGAAGAGCCTACGTTTCCTGGTCCTCTTATAGGGTAAGACCTGTTTTCTCTTCTACGTAATACATAATAATTGCAAGCAGTAAACCATTTTATCAGAAGTTAACAGCTATTCCAACATCTGTTGCAGCAATGAGACGAATCAGGAGGCCCTGATCCGGTTCATCCGGTGGAAGACCCAGAGGTGTCTCGAAAATATCGTTAAATACGATCAGGTGGAGACTTATTTCTTTTGGCGGATAATGGAATTGTTCTGCCgtcaaaataataaagtaagtGTTAATAAAGTTCATTATGCTCTGTAATTAGTTGTTTAAGCAAACTACCTATAATAAAAGATTACCTGAATTATGATAAGTAATAAAAGAGACAAGACTCTTTCACTAGAAAGAGGCCCCGTATATTCTGTGGAAACTCtcactatgaaaaaaaaaatacattaaatacctTGGTGTATGTGTAATTCGATTGCATTACATGTGATGCGCTGGAAGTGATCTCCGTTTTCTGCCAGAGACATTTCAACGTGGGTTAAGAGCACATCATATATTGGTTCATTCAGATTCGCTTTATACAAtgagagttattacagaatattcagGGCCTCTTTCGAGTGAATCATGCTTtagtataaatattaaatacttcTCCTTTTATTGTTTATCTGTTTGGTGCACGGTCTTCATAACTCTTATTTAGATATACAGCTCCAAAACCTTTAAGAGTTGTGTTATTTAACCATATTTCCTTTACAGAAAGTGATAATGTGTGAAGTCGGCAGGATCCTCATCGAGGGCTACAAGTTGATTGCGAAGAATTTAAAAGTGAGTATATAATGCGTCTGTATGAATTTGTTTCTGCTTGTGCAAGCGCCATTCTGACCTACGTGCCGATTTCCGCTGCAGCATGAAGGTCCTAAGGAATGGAAGGAGTGGTGCCTTCGTCTGACGCAGCTTTTATTCTCGTCCGCACCGTCTGAGGAGCACAGAGAGGCTGTGATTATGTTGGGAGACGATTTCGGTATGAATACAGAGTAAGAGTAACTTTCTAGACCAAACCTGTCGTGGTTATATATCATGTGTCGTGCATGTAAGTTTGCATCGTGATATTGGTCCTGCTTCTCATCGCAGCCTCTAGGAAATTTCTCTACGCGGCGCATATCTGCTACGTGGTGGCAAAAGTGGAGCTGGGGTCGCGTAGCCACTTCGAACTGATCGGATGTTATAGgtattgcgtgtgtgtgtctgtgtacatgTGTACGTGTATGTGTGCCTGATGGCTTGCTACTGagacaatactgtatgtttatttgcACCAGTGTGCCATTTGGCGTGAAAGTCCTGGATGAAGCCGTTAAGAAAACCGAGACGTATGAATACGTGCTGTGGCTGACGTCAGGGCTGCTCCAGCCAAGCTTCCAGGTAggaattcttcttcttcttcttttctttttcattggtcaaatttAAACACTGTACTAAGAATaaaagtctctttttttttctctcctagCACTTCAAGTTGTGTTACGCCAACCGGCTGGCCCACTTAGAGCAGTCTGAAAACGATTCATCTAATATCACCGGCCATAAATACTACGAATCCATGGCGAGGGCAGCCATCTCCTTCCCAGACAGATTCAAACAAAGCCATCTTAAACGCCTTATCTCGGTAATTAAGATTCGTAACAATCCTGAAACCGTTTCTAGGTTTCAGAGgcaaagtatatattttttcttcattacCTGTTTACTTTGCAATCTTGTAGGGGTGTAAAGCACTGCGAGGCGAGAATGCAGAACCCGAGTGGTTGCTACAGCTTGAGGAGCTGCACAGAACTAACAAACTAAATGCTGATGATAAGGGAGACCTGAAACGGGACTTTTCATCACCCATACATGACATGGTTTCTGAGATTCAGGACAAGATCCCCACTTTCCAGTCTCCTGGTGTGGAGCGGGGCATTCACCCAAAGGGTATGTTGAATCcagcaaaaacattttactaGTACCATACtgtagtgggtagcactgttgccatgcacctccagggtctaggttcaattcccgccggttctgtatgttctccctgtggtgggtgggtttcctccgggttcttcggtttccttccacagtccaaagacatgcagatgaggttAATTGacgctcccaaattgcccgtgggTGTGTGAATGCGCACATGAACATTGACCataggtcctaccatggttatAAATACATCGGTCACGGTCCCTAGTTGTAATATAATAGCTTTTCGACAGCTGAACTCAAACAAGTCATTCCTCTGGATATTGGCCGTGATACTTTTTCATTCTTCATGCAGTTCAAATAACACAAATGAATGCATGTTTAACAGATGTGCTCTTATCGCGGTACTCCCTGGGAGAGCTCCTGGGGAAGGGAGGCTACGGCTCTGTCTTCTCAGGAATCCGTAAAGAAGATGGGAAGCAGGTAAATGTTCTTCACGACCCCCGTAAAAacaaactgtactgtatgtgtccgtcaaaataatcatttaaaaacccaaacaaaccaggactataatgtttttttttttttttttgctttttgtttgttttttcagcaaAAGGTCCAAAGACCAATAGACTCATGTTGACTTTGGTGCAGTATTAATTTCACTGAGTCAGCAGAATGTTTTCACTCTTTTAGATGCTTTACATGAGGCAGCACATTAGGAGCTGCAGGGCTGTTATCTTACAGAATGCAAATTCATATTTAAGAAATATTCGATATACATTAAGCGGCACggttgcttagtggttagcactgtcgccttgcacctcgagGGTCCGgtttcgattcccagccaggttcgattcccgccctctgtgtgcatggagtttgcatgttctccccgtgctcggtgggttcGCTCCAGGAAATagagacatgcaaattaggctaattggggttcccagattgcccatagtgtgtgaatgagtgtgtgtgtgccctgtgatagattggcaccctttacagggtgtacccagcctcatgccctaagtcccctgggataggctccaggccctatATACAGaacaaagcggtatagacgatgagtgagtgagtgagtggatatacagtataaaaaaaaagcattcaagGTCCATTAAGgttcatgatttaaaaatgattcatgGTGTATGTTCAGTGCTCTTTTCACTGAACTAAGAATTTCAGCTGTGGTTTTTGAGAAATGAGGTTACAGTTTGTTCGCTGATGCATAAAAGAGGCTTTTGGAACGTTCTAATTATGTCTCGTATTTCGTAACAGGTTGCCATTAAAATTGTTACGAAAAACAAGTACACAGATACCATGACCATTGTAAGTATACTTATTCATGTAACATACATGTATTCATAATAGAATACAGAAAGTCAATTAATCTAGTATCAAGACCAAGTGGTTACATTTCTACTTCGTGTAGTTTAGATGTATTCACAACAAACCCAATTCTGTTCTAATTTAAGCCCGGAGAGACGCAGGAGATTCCTTTAGAGGTGGCGCTAATGAAGATCGTGTCCAAGCCACCGCGCTGTAGCAACGTGATTGAGCTGCTGGAGTGGTTCGACCTGAGCAGTCAGTACGTCATGATTCTGGAGAGGCCCGTCCCATGTCAGGACCTCTGCGACTTCATCGACGCTCAGGACGACCGCATGTCAGAGGCGCAGACTCGAGACGTCGTGTTACAGCTGATTAAAGCGGTTCGTCATTGCTGTAACCGAGACGTATTACACCGTGACATCAAGGCCGAGAATATCCTCATCAACACCGAGACCTTGCAAGTCAAACTTATCGATTTTAGCTGTGGGGTATTGATGAAAGACAGCTCCGAGGACATATTTTTAGGTAATGTTAATACTTAATATAGAATCAAAGAGAATGCAACAGAGAAtagatttgtttatttgattgTGGCGGTGATCTTCTTGTCTTTTGCATTTAGCCAGTCCATTCTATACACCTCCTGAGTACACGATTAGTGAAGAGTACCACGGCATTCCTGCTACCGTCTGGAGTTTGGGCATTTTCTTGTTTAAACTGCTTACTGGATACTACCCCTTTGAAACAAACGATGTCTTTGAATGTGCATGCTTGGACTTTTCTCCAGATGTTTCTCGAGGTGAGACGAGTCAGAAACATCCCATCTATAcgtataataaaactgtaaatttgatgtgtctgtacattaaagatatttgtgaaaaaataatttgggtGGACATAAGATGATTAATAGGACACATCAAgttgttttttggaattttcgtctgtctgtttgtctattagtttgtgcacacatcacataaaaactactgaactgATTTTAATGGGTTTTTACAGGTGTATCTGGccaagcttgaggtaacatataggctttgtttcagtGCAGTCGACGaacaggaagagaagatatgcgacttttaaatttaaatggaatttttttttttattattaaaatgaaaaatcgaccatgaaaaaatcattagttcatctcaaaattctgttcattttttatacaagcttatgagtgtgcaatcgTGGTTTATGATGGACTGGTCAGTTAAAATTAAAGTATGCCTGTCAATCTTTGTGATAAATATACGATTCCATAATTCCACACAGCTAGTATATAAAAAAGCTATAAAACTCACCCAGccaaatgactttaaaatgctaTTTTGAATTTTTATCCTAACAGAGTGCATTGAGGTGATCATGTGGTGTCTGGAGCTCTCCCCTGACATGCGCCCATCTTTCGATGATTTGCTCAGGCATGAGTGGTTTACGGAGGCAGTTCTGGACAAGGAACAGGTTAGACAGCAAGAATATAGTAAACGCTTTTAATATGAGATAAGGCATgctgtgataataataataataataattttaataataatagtctagattttattatttgtactgAATCAGGTTTTAGTTTTGTAGCAGAGACTATAGCCTAGTCTAATTTAACATGTATTCTTCTGTTTGTTTTGCAGAATCCGCCTGAAACCAGCGATCATGAGAGCAcctgattacacacacatattacacatgTATTGActtatacaccaatcagctataccatatacagttcacctgtcagtggttgtAAACACTGACTATCATGTGAAAAAGGCACCTGAGTATCTTCAAAATGGCTGGACCTTGGGATGTTCCTGTGATGCAGCTTTAAGTACTCAGTACTGCAGAAAAGGTTAATTCTGGCTCTGATAGAAATGTGTCAGAGCACACAGTGCATTCAGCTGCTGACTGAGCACAGAGCCCATACTGACCCCAGTCTACCTCTAAAACCAAAAATATTAGACCACGTGTactattaatgttattaaaaagCAATGCATTTATTATAAAGCAGCATAAATACATCCTACCTCAGATGTACCCCCTGCATGACAGTTGCATCTCATCATTTTCTGACCTGTAAAGCCTGCCACGGACGCCTTGTGTGAACTCAGATTGGAAGCACTGAACAAGAAAGAGAGACCGAGATCAACATGGCGAAAGATGCATCTTAACAGAAATGAATTTCTGTTGCATTGTATCATGAGAAAGGGTTCCCCTGTGAGTTCTCCTTTGGTTCCTCTCCAGGTTTCTTCCTGATATCTTGTCAGGGAGATTGTTCTTGCTACCGTCTCCTCCGGCTTGTTCATTATGGACATGTTACTGAAGTAcaatttatatattacatttccaTTCAGAATTACTATTTCTGTATAAATATCTAAATACAAAAATCATGTTAacttttaacaaatattttcttttcattacagTTTGGTGtgttatatatagatatatatatatagtatacatactgtagtatttaaAACTTTGATCACAAGTTTGGATTCACTTTtcacattttagaacaatactggactTTTCCAAAACTTCTAAATAACACATAAGGCATTAGGTTATTaggtaacaacaaaaacaacaacagtcagtagtTGCTGtaggacatgaaggtcagctgttctggaacagttctcacaagaacagtattgtgtcaggtgcgtttgcaaaacccatcaagctccatgatgaaactctctcatgaagaccttcacaggaaagcaagaccaaaactgacctctgctccAGATGAGAagatcatttagagtcaccagcctcaaaaatcaccaattaacaaccagattagagctgttacgAAGGATTTACAGATGATAAacagcagatacatctcaatatcacctGTTTATTTTGGATGCCTATTGGCTTATTTTGGATCAGCAGGTGTGAAACCATAAATACTTAATTTGGTATTTCTTGTGTACAACATGTTTAGCTTTTCGCTCTGTGCATAAGACCTCTTCACTTAAGTTTAAACACCATGGACAGCGACAAAATCCTGATCAGGACAGGACGGGCATGTAGTCTTTAggctgtgtcccaaaccacacaccaAGTACAGTAGTTGTGTCAGTAGGAAAGAAAGCATGCTGTCTGTGGGAGCAGGACTTTTGACGTAATGATTCCAGGTGCAGATAATGGTTGTGGAGAACACATTTGGCATTCTGTCTGCAGTACATGTGGCAGATCTACAGATGTGTCATTGATACACACCCTGACTTTTAAGAGCCAAGGACAACACATAGTGCAAAAAACTGTTACTGTTAAGacttttcttgctgaaagtgcttctttgactggttttaattttgggttttttggcaggcagctgctctctcctctggACTGGCCTACTTCACTTATACAGTTGAAGCGGAGTGACACATACAGTTAAATATTCCAGTGCTGTTATCATCTATTAACGCCACTTGTGgaatggctgttttttttttttttttttttttttttaatggctgtATTCACGACGTAATATCATGAATGAGATAGCATGTTGTGTTCACGtcttactaaggtgtgggacgagatactgtatactatttcattccCAAGGCAAGTCGTGTCCCGAACATACCACCCCATTCTTATTCCTTATTAAGTCACGGGCACAACTCAGTCCCATCCCTTATTAAAAAGGCTTATTTATGTATTAGTAAGAAAATTTGTTTTCCCTCAGTGTCACCAGGGGCTCTGTACAGCTTAAATAGAttacaaaaacaacacacaacgGTTTACAGTATCTGAGTATAGAGGGTAAATGGTTTTATAATCCTTTACACAATAATgggcaaaatgtaaaataaaaaaaggtattagtccaaataaaaataatgttactAAAACCAGACATtaaagacattattattattattattattatatgaccTTATCTGTGAGCTGACAATAAATCTAATTATACTGTAGAATTTAATCTTTAAAGGTATTGAGTCTGTTTGTGCCAGGAattattaattagtttaatataaatagataaatagatacttTAAACAGGTGAACATTTTAAGTGATGATAATGCATGAAAAAGCAGGGAAACTGAATTCTCAGTGAAACACCTGTTCTCTGCCGAGTCACaaccaaaacattttaattaaaaaattttgataATGTCCAGTTGTTTCGTTTTTCCGTGGCCTATTATCAACACAGAAAACGAAAAAACGACCTGAATTTTTGTTGTTCAAACACACTATAGCCGCTGGCGCTGTACTGATCAAACAGATGAGACACATAAGAGCTAGTCCGAGGGGGGCGCTCGCACCTCCATGGTGGCAAgccgtgatcgtatagtggtcagtactctgcgttgtggccgcagcaaccccggttcgaatccgggtcacggcatgtttttatttcatgatcattaaaaaaaaaaaaattataataatgtaattacatACGTCTTGACGTGGCACGGATAAAAATGTTCGGGTGCTCAATACTTTCAGGTTTTTTAtgacaaaaaatacaaatggtAAATACAGatctacatgtttttttcatgCTTGTGCAACAAGCTGGGTGATATttgttaatcattttaaattgcatttctttcacgtttaatttaatttaacattttaaatattttaagaattaATCCATGATCATTACTATGCGTTGATTCTTGGTGTGATCTCTTGTAAAGtcaccaaaataataataataataaaaaataaacattttcctATACCTACACTATTGCACATTTTGGTACTATAGTATTGATTTGTAGCTGTGAGAAAATAACCAGAGGATTTATATCTTAGCATGTGCTTTGCATCAAGTgcacaattattaattttaagttaataataataacaagttCCTTGGTTTGTCCGCTGTCTTTACTGACGTCAGGAGAGATACGatcaatatatatatgaaatgtaaggataaaaaaaagtaaacagatagaaaaattaaaatgtgtgttaTTGACATGGTGAGTCTTTCTGTTCCGAGATATTTCTTTATCATTtcaggaaggagtctccagtttcagcacTTTGGAACGGTCTGTAAGTGGAGTTTTGCGCTTTTCATATTTCTCTGTGATATGACACGTTTCTTATTTTTAGGTCTCATTTACTTTTAGACAGGGGAGGGAATAAAGTATTATTGAAGAAAGTGCTGTTTGTAGAGATCTTTACAATTACTATAATGTAAGCGATAAAAGGAACTAACAGGTCCTGATTCAGTGTGATGGCTCAAGCTGATAGGACATGTAATTTggatgaaaacttttttttttttaaacaatgaaaaatTTACAAACTGCTGTAGTAAAAGCGGAGCAAATGTCCGTTGAAGGCGTTGGAAATAACGTCACTTGGCTTGTTTCTGCGAGCGATTATTCGAGCCTGACGTCACTTGATTAGACCTGCCTAGCGTCACGTGATTAGACTCCGTCAAAATGGCGGACCGTGATCCAAACAGTGAAGTTCAAAACAATGATGTTGAAGAGGAGAGAAGTGCAGCGTCACCTGGGGACCCGGACAGAGAGACGGAGGGACAGACGGACGGACAGAGGAGGGATAAAGCGGCGGAGAGCTCGTGGTCGGCGCCTATTTTATCGTTTGCACGAAAAGCGTCTGAAACTCTGAGCAGCGCCGGATTGCGGAACCCCTTAGTGCCGGGGGCTGAGGCTCCAAACCCGGACCCCACTGAGTCTACACACCAGGGTAGGACAGGGGGGCTGGCACGAGGGGACTAGCACGAGGGGACTAACTGACAGTTAATATCTGAACAGCagggtgtatatgtgtgtttgtacttTGGATAACTTGGGCAGatctctgtagtgtgtgtgtgtgtgtgtgtgtcagtcttcACAATGCA is a window encoding:
- the LOC128531815 gene encoding uncharacterized protein LOC128531815; this encodes MPGEKEKLPVEVALMKMVSVPPRCSNVLQLLEWFDFGNLYAIILEMPVPCQNLYDFMVLQGGCLAEAQSRDVMLQVVRASRHCCDRGILHRDVKVQNLLINTDTLQVKLIDFGCGDLLKDKPYKSYIGTAHFMPPEWVTDGEYMGIPATVWGLGVLLYYLVTGEYPFETKKDLDHGCLELGPDISRECFELIMWCLELNPDMRPTFDDLLRHEWFTQADIVKPKVEREPSPEVEPQAPSPCAPGEDFVHVSEVFEEEPTFPGPLIGNETNQEALIRFIRWKTQRCLENIVKYDQVETYFFWRIMELFCRQNNKKVIMCEVGRILIEGYKLIAKNLKHEGPKEWKEWCLRLTQLLFSSAPSEEHREAVIMLGDDFASRKFLYAAHICYVVAKVELGSRSHFELIGCYSVPFGVKVLDEAVKKTETYEYVLWLTSGLLQPSFQHFKLCYANRLAHLEQSENDSSNITGHKYYESMARAAISFPDRFKQSHLKRLISGCKALRGENAEPEWLLQLEELHRTNKLNADDKGDLKRDFSSPIHDMVSEIQDKIPTFQSPGVERGIHPKDVLLSRYSLGELLGKGGYGSVFSGIRKEDGKQVAIKIVTKNKYTDTMTIPGETQEIPLEVALMKIVSKPPRCSNVIELLEWFDLSSQYVMILERPVPCQDLCDFIDAQDDRMSEAQTRDVVLQLIKAVRHCCNRDVLHRDIKAENILINTETLQVKLIDFSCGVLMKDSSEDIFLASPFYTPPEYTISEEYHGIPATVWSLGIFLFKLLTGYYPFETNDVFECACLDFSPDVSRECIEVIMWCLELSPDMRPSFDDLLRHEWFTEAVLDKEQNPPETSDHEST